The following coding sequences lie in one Pseudomonas syringae CC1557 genomic window:
- a CDS encoding SphA family protein, whose amino-acid sequence MQKSILRTVATTSLVALSSTAFAYDLPGLNLGNTSFYDGSPAPAGPGWYLEEYLSASRADRFNDVNGNKLQLPKQDVDALAMTTQIIYVGQPLANGAMPGITAINTSLAHVDVDDGLDNTVLSSRAGFGDVVIGPFLQLPTLTRADGSPLLTQRIEADISVPVGAYNRNRSINPGSNFWSFNPYYAATYWFSSKWSASGRFMYLWNGKNDDPQAGFGNVSDTQAGQALHANLTLQYAVNEQLSLGLNGYWLKQFTDTQVDGHDVSGRKEKVWAIGPGFLYAFNKENVLSVNSYFEQGAENRTEGNKLVLNFLHKL is encoded by the coding sequence ATGCAGAAGTCTATCTTGCGTACCGTTGCGACCACTTCACTGGTTGCGTTGTCATCGACTGCTTTTGCCTATGACTTGCCTGGCCTGAACCTGGGCAACACCAGCTTCTACGACGGATCGCCAGCCCCGGCGGGGCCAGGCTGGTATCTGGAGGAGTACCTCAGCGCTTCCAGGGCCGACCGTTTCAACGACGTCAACGGCAATAAGCTGCAACTTCCCAAACAGGACGTCGATGCTCTGGCAATGACGACGCAGATTATCTATGTCGGCCAGCCGCTGGCCAATGGCGCGATGCCGGGGATTACCGCGATCAACACTTCACTGGCCCATGTCGATGTGGACGATGGGTTGGACAACACGGTGCTGAGCTCGCGAGCTGGTTTTGGCGATGTGGTCATCGGGCCGTTTCTGCAACTGCCGACCCTGACTCGCGCTGACGGCAGCCCGTTGCTGACTCAGCGCATCGAAGCGGATATCTCCGTTCCGGTGGGCGCCTACAACCGTAATCGCTCAATCAATCCTGGCAGTAACTTCTGGTCCTTCAACCCTTACTACGCTGCGACGTACTGGTTTTCGTCAAAATGGTCGGCCAGCGGGCGTTTCATGTACTTGTGGAACGGCAAGAACGACGACCCCCAGGCAGGTTTTGGTAATGTCTCCGACACCCAGGCGGGTCAGGCACTGCATGCCAACCTGACCCTGCAATATGCCGTGAACGAGCAACTGTCACTGGGTTTGAACGGTTACTGGCTCAAGCAATTCACCGATACCCAGGTGGACGGGCACGACGTCAGCGGCCGCAAGGAAAAAGTCTGGGCCATCGGGCCGGGGTTTTTGTATGCGTTCAACAAAGAGAACGTGCTGTCGGTCAACAGCTACTTTGAACAGGGCGCGGAAAACCGTACCGAAGGCAACAAACTGGTGCTGAATTTCCTGCACAAGTTGTAG
- a CDS encoding coniferyl-alcohol dehydrogenase, whose product MNLNSKTLIITGVSSGIGAEVARLARFQGARVIGIDRHEPQLTVDGFFQADLGDPDSINALVEQLPRQIDGLCNIAGVPGTAPVKAVAEINYLGLRHLTQCLLPRISPGGSIVNVSSILGSQWAERLELHKALATTESYSEGQQWLAANPVAQDSCYQYFKEALIVWSFQQSQAWFREKSVRVNCVAPGPVFTPILGDFVSMIGEARVARDSLHMKRPALADEVAAVIAFLCSDASRWINGVNLPVDGGLAASYV is encoded by the coding sequence ATGAACCTGAACAGCAAAACACTGATCATCACTGGGGTGTCATCCGGCATTGGCGCGGAGGTGGCACGACTGGCCCGCTTCCAGGGCGCCAGGGTTATTGGCATCGACCGCCATGAGCCACAACTCACCGTGGACGGCTTTTTTCAGGCAGACCTGGGCGACCCGGACAGCATCAATGCGCTGGTCGAGCAGCTGCCACGGCAGATCGACGGGCTGTGCAACATTGCCGGCGTGCCCGGCACCGCACCGGTCAAGGCTGTGGCCGAGATCAACTACCTCGGCTTGCGGCATCTGACCCAGTGTCTGCTGCCGCGCATCTCGCCGGGCGGCAGCATCGTCAATGTCTCGTCGATACTGGGCTCGCAGTGGGCCGAGCGTCTGGAGCTGCACAAGGCGCTGGCGACCACTGAAAGCTACAGCGAAGGGCAGCAGTGGCTGGCGGCCAATCCGGTCGCGCAGGACAGTTGTTACCAGTATTTCAAGGAAGCATTGATTGTCTGGAGCTTTCAGCAGTCTCAGGCATGGTTTCGCGAGAAATCCGTCAGGGTCAACTGCGTCGCACCGGGGCCAGTGTTCACGCCTATTCTGGGCGATTTTGTGAGCATGATCGGTGAAGCACGGGTAGCTCGCGACAGCCTGCACATGAAGCGCCCGGCGCTGGCCGATGAAGTGGCTGCGGTGATCGCATTTCTCTGTTCTGACGCGTCGCGCTGGATCAACGGCGTCAACCTGCCAGTGGACGGAGGGCTGGCAGCGTCTTACGTGTAA
- the mhpT gene encoding 3-(3-hydroxy-phenyl)propionate transporter MhpT → MNRSLRRSTLTIVLCFIVALIEGFDLQAAGTAAAGLRETFALDPKMMGWVFSAGIIGLLPGAFFGGWIADRIGRKNILVSAVLLFGVFSLSTAYIETYSGLLLVRFMTGLGLGAALPNLIALCAEAVSERHRGVAISVMYSGVPLGGALAAVVAMFTSEHWQTTFIIGGLAPLLVVPLMILLLPESSVFKEQTSAVRHSAVNALFGEGRGRTTVALWVGYFFTLTVMYMLLNWLPSLLIGQGFSKPQAGMVQMLFNIGGALGSLLGGVLLDRCNGIKVVLFVYAGLLAALAGVGLSVGIVPMAVAGFAAGVFVIAAQLVLYALAPPAYPTSVRATGVGAAVAIGRLGSVAGPLAAGQLLAAGAGTTGVLLATSPGLVIAALAAITVLSRSLPVEKRAFKTAG, encoded by the coding sequence ATGAACCGTTCGCTGCGTCGCTCGACGCTGACTATCGTCTTGTGTTTTATCGTCGCGCTTATCGAAGGATTCGACCTGCAGGCTGCCGGTACAGCAGCGGCAGGCCTGCGCGAGACCTTCGCACTTGATCCAAAAATGATGGGCTGGGTATTCAGCGCCGGCATCATCGGCCTTCTGCCTGGGGCTTTTTTCGGCGGCTGGATCGCTGATCGCATTGGTCGCAAGAATATCCTTGTCAGTGCAGTGCTGCTGTTTGGGGTCTTTTCGCTGAGCACTGCCTACATCGAAACCTATTCAGGCCTGTTGCTGGTGCGCTTCATGACCGGTCTGGGGCTGGGTGCTGCTCTGCCCAACCTGATTGCGCTGTGCGCAGAGGCCGTGAGCGAACGCCATCGCGGGGTTGCCATCAGCGTCATGTACTCGGGCGTTCCGTTGGGCGGCGCACTGGCCGCGGTGGTGGCGATGTTCACCAGCGAACACTGGCAGACTACCTTTATCATTGGTGGCCTGGCGCCTCTGCTGGTGGTTCCGCTGATGATTCTGTTGTTGCCTGAATCCAGCGTTTTCAAAGAGCAGACATCGGCGGTTCGACACTCAGCCGTCAACGCGCTGTTTGGCGAAGGCCGTGGCCGCACGACAGTGGCGCTATGGGTTGGCTATTTCTTCACCCTGACCGTCATGTACATGCTGCTCAACTGGCTGCCTTCGCTGCTCATCGGCCAGGGTTTCAGCAAGCCGCAGGCGGGCATGGTGCAAATGCTGTTCAACATCGGCGGAGCGCTGGGTTCATTGCTGGGTGGCGTGCTGCTGGACCGTTGCAACGGCATCAAGGTGGTGCTGTTTGTCTATGCAGGCCTGCTGGCTGCGCTGGCAGGTGTCGGGCTGTCGGTCGGCATAGTGCCGATGGCGGTCGCCGGTTTTGCTGCCGGCGTGTTTGTCATCGCTGCGCAATTGGTGCTGTATGCCCTGGCACCGCCCGCCTACCCCACCTCGGTACGCGCCACCGGAGTCGGCGCTGCGGTGGCCATCGGTCGCCTGGGCTCGGTCGCCGGACCATTGGCTGCCGGACAACTGCTGGCGGCTGGAGCCGGAACTACTGGAGTGCTGCTGGCAACGTCGCCAGGCCTGGTGATTGCGGCACTGGCGGCGATCACGGTGTTGTCACGATCACTGCCAGTCGAAAAGCGCGCGTTCAAAACGGCTGGCTGA
- a CDS encoding OprD family porin yields the protein MPKLNRGAVSAVNSSATCRGIALGLLGISVFPEPLLAEGFLEDSHGTLTLRNYYMDRDYKDEGAKTATREWAQGFIMNVESGFTNGPVGFGLDTRGLVGVKLDSAPDRSGTELLPVSASSGRAADEYSRLALTGKLKFRETTVKTGDVSIFLPFAFASPSRLLPQTFRGTTITSKEVDGLTLNAGYIDRLNKRDSSNYQAISIASPNRRFNGAATSSHMGYAGGDYQISKELSVRAYHAEVDDLYTQDTLAMLHKLPVGDGVWTTDLRSFFSRDTGSAKAGEVDNQNLSALLGYRLGGHSVSLGYMHSSGDTATPYVSGTELMGLSEMTMSSDFLNAKERTWQAIYDYDFTAVGIVGLRSRLRYVRGDNIELAAFNADDRKEREFQMELGYVVQSGPLKNVSLLARKSIYRNDFPAGAAFRDENQTRFVVQYSLPIW from the coding sequence ATGCCGAAGCTCAACAGAGGGGCTGTATCCGCCGTCAATTCGTCTGCTACCTGTCGAGGCATTGCACTCGGCCTGTTGGGTATCAGCGTGTTTCCCGAGCCATTGCTAGCCGAGGGCTTTCTGGAAGACAGCCACGGCACGCTGACCTTGCGCAACTATTACATGGATCGTGATTACAAGGATGAGGGCGCGAAGACCGCTACGCGAGAGTGGGCGCAGGGCTTCATCATGAATGTGGAGTCGGGTTTTACCAACGGACCAGTAGGTTTCGGTCTCGATACGCGGGGCCTGGTGGGCGTCAAGCTGGACTCTGCGCCGGATCGCAGCGGCACCGAATTGCTGCCGGTTTCCGCCAGCAGCGGGCGAGCCGCTGACGAATATTCAAGGCTGGCGTTGACGGGCAAGCTCAAGTTCCGTGAAACCACGGTCAAGACCGGCGATGTGTCGATTTTCCTGCCTTTTGCGTTTGCCAGCCCGTCGCGGTTGCTGCCCCAGACCTTTCGCGGTACGACCATCACCTCAAAGGAAGTCGATGGGCTGACCCTGAACGCGGGCTACATCGATCGCCTCAACAAGCGCGACTCCAGCAACTATCAGGCGATCAGCATCGCCTCACCGAATCGGCGCTTCAATGGTGCGGCAACCTCATCCCACATGGGCTATGCCGGGGGTGACTACCAGATCAGCAAGGAGCTCAGCGTGCGCGCTTATCACGCCGAAGTGGACGACCTCTACACCCAGGATACGCTTGCCATGCTGCATAAACTGCCGGTGGGTGACGGCGTATGGACCACGGATCTACGCAGCTTTTTCAGCCGTGATACGGGCAGCGCAAAGGCTGGCGAGGTGGACAACCAGAACCTCTCGGCGCTGTTGGGCTATAGACTCGGTGGGCATAGCGTCAGCCTCGGCTATATGCATTCCAGTGGCGATACGGCGACGCCTTACGTGTCCGGCACCGAACTGATGGGGTTGAGCGAGATGACCATGAGTTCGGACTTCCTCAATGCCAAGGAGCGCACCTGGCAGGCCATTTATGATTACGACTTCACGGCAGTGGGCATCGTCGGCCTGCGCAGCCGGCTGCGCTATGTGCGCGGTGACAACATCGAGCTGGCCGCTTTCAATGCCGATGACCGCAAGGAGCGCGAGTTTCAGATGGAGCTGGGTTATGTGGTGCAAAGCGGACCGCTGAAAAATGTCAGCCTGCTGGCCCGCAAATCGATCTATCGCAATGACTTCCCGGCAGGTGCGGCCTTTCGCGATGAGAACCAGACTCGCTTTGTGGTGCAGTACAGCCTGCCCATCTGGTAA
- a CDS encoding MarR family winged helix-turn-helix transcriptional regulator, translating into MAKPPDFDDVCQATAQIEESPSPTDSALDDLIGYAMRRAQLKLFQNLIGRLSAHDLRPAQFSALAIIEQNPGLMQADLAKALAIEPPQVVPLLNKLENRALAVRVRCKPDKRSYGIFLSKTGETLLRELKQIAIDSDLDSTSALNDQERQDLLRLLKKVYQS; encoded by the coding sequence ATGGCCAAGCCACCCGACTTCGACGATGTCTGCCAGGCGACTGCACAGATTGAAGAGTCTCCGTCGCCTACAGACTCCGCACTGGATGATCTGATCGGTTACGCCATGCGCAGGGCACAACTCAAGCTCTTCCAGAACCTGATCGGACGCCTTTCAGCGCACGATCTGCGGCCTGCCCAGTTCTCCGCGCTGGCGATCATCGAACAGAACCCCGGTCTGATGCAGGCTGATCTTGCCAAGGCGCTGGCGATTGAGCCGCCGCAGGTCGTGCCATTGCTCAACAAACTTGAAAACCGTGCGTTAGCTGTACGGGTGCGCTGCAAGCCGGACAAGCGTTCATACGGCATCTTTCTCAGCAAGACCGGTGAAACATTGCTGCGCGAACTGAAACAGATCGCCATCGACAGCGATCTGGATTCCACGTCAGCACTCAACGATCAGGAACGCCAGGACCTGCTGCGTCTGCTGAAAAAGGTTTACCAATCATAA
- the tnpB gene encoding IS66 family insertion sequence element accessory protein TnpB (TnpB, as the term is used for proteins encoded by IS66 family insertion elements, is considered an accessory protein, since TnpC, encoded by a neighboring gene, is a DDE family transposase.), producing the protein MDFRKSIDGLAALVELDIKVAVFDPVLFVFLNKPRNRVKILYWERNGFCLWLKRLESERFKTSPDATDEAIVLTVQELNWMLDGFDLWRNRPHQVLTPRFVA; encoded by the coding sequence GTGGACTTCCGAAAGTCTATCGACGGTCTGGCGGCATTGGTCGAACTGGACATCAAGGTCGCCGTCTTTGATCCAGTACTTTTCGTCTTCCTCAACAAGCCACGCAACCGCGTGAAGATCTTGTACTGGGAGCGCAATGGCTTTTGCCTTTGGCTCAAGCGTCTGGAGTCCGAACGATTCAAAACATCGCCAGACGCCACCGACGAAGCGATTGTCCTGACGGTTCAGGAACTCAACTGGATGCTCGATGGCTTTGACCTCTGGCGCAACCGTCCTCATCAAGTTTTGACGCCGCGATTCGTAGCCTGA
- a CDS encoding benzaldehyde dehydrogenase, translated as MSASDATPLLHCAIEAECVFNGGWIPSSAPSVPVIEPATGELLMNTAMADAADIAVACREAALAQPAWAAMGPREKAEIFLLAADHAVCAYDELSLYVARETGGSLHKGQHEVNECIVLLRQAAGMLSQAHGHGLMLPGAAGRLSYARRVAHGVVGVISPFNFPLVLSLRSVAPALAAGNAVVLKPDPQTPVSGGFLIARLFEEAGLPKGLLHVLPGGADAGEALCRDTNVRMITFTGSTAAGRKVAEVAGRNLKKVSLELGGKNPLIILEDADLDLAASNAAFGAWLHQGQICMATGLILVHESIAASLTRKLADKARALTVGNAARGEAALGPLINQRQVQHVHQVVSDSLHAGAQLETGGEYDGLFYRPTVLSNVKPGMRAFEEEIFGPVAVVASFANDEEAIELANRSEYGLAAAVISPDVGRATAIGDRLRCGMLHINDQTVADECVNSFGGRGASGNGGSAGSPSDWDEYSQWQWVTVKQKAPTYPF; from the coding sequence ATGTCAGCGTCTGATGCCACCCCTCTTTTGCACTGCGCGATTGAAGCCGAATGCGTCTTCAATGGCGGCTGGATTCCTTCTTCCGCGCCAAGCGTGCCGGTCATCGAACCGGCAACCGGCGAATTACTGATGAACACTGCCATGGCAGACGCAGCCGATATTGCGGTTGCCTGCCGTGAAGCCGCGCTTGCCCAGCCAGCATGGGCTGCCATGGGGCCGCGCGAAAAAGCCGAAATATTTCTTCTCGCGGCTGATCATGCGGTGTGTGCGTACGATGAGTTGTCACTGTACGTGGCCCGCGAAACGGGAGGCAGCCTGCACAAGGGGCAGCATGAAGTGAACGAATGCATCGTACTGCTGCGTCAGGCGGCGGGCATGCTTTCACAGGCGCATGGCCACGGCTTGATGCTGCCCGGTGCAGCAGGTCGTCTGTCGTATGCGCGTCGAGTTGCGCATGGCGTCGTGGGGGTCATCTCACCGTTCAATTTTCCGCTGGTACTGTCCCTGCGCTCTGTAGCCCCGGCGCTGGCCGCGGGCAATGCCGTGGTCCTCAAGCCTGACCCGCAGACCCCGGTCAGTGGCGGGTTCCTGATCGCCCGGCTGTTCGAGGAGGCGGGCCTGCCCAAGGGCTTGCTGCACGTTCTGCCGGGTGGGGCGGACGCAGGTGAGGCGCTGTGTCGCGATACCAACGTGCGGATGATCACCTTCACTGGATCGACTGCCGCAGGACGTAAAGTCGCCGAAGTGGCCGGGCGCAATCTGAAAAAGGTCTCGCTGGAACTGGGCGGCAAGAATCCGCTGATTATCCTCGAAGACGCCGACCTGGACTTGGCCGCCAGCAATGCCGCGTTCGGCGCCTGGCTGCATCAGGGGCAGATCTGCATGGCCACCGGGTTGATTCTGGTTCACGAGTCGATCGCTGCCAGCCTGACCCGCAAGCTGGCGGACAAGGCCCGGGCGCTGACAGTGGGTAATGCGGCGCGTGGTGAAGCTGCGCTGGGCCCCCTGATCAATCAGCGCCAAGTGCAGCACGTTCATCAGGTGGTCAGCGACAGCCTGCACGCGGGAGCTCAACTGGAAACCGGTGGCGAATACGACGGTCTGTTCTACCGGCCGACCGTGCTCAGCAACGTGAAGCCCGGCATGCGTGCGTTCGAAGAGGAAATATTCGGGCCGGTGGCCGTGGTGGCGAGTTTCGCCAACGATGAGGAGGCCATCGAACTGGCCAATCGTTCGGAATACGGGCTGGCGGCTGCTGTCATTTCTCCCGATGTGGGACGTGCGACGGCGATTGGCGACCGGCTCCGGTGCGGCATGCTGCACATCAATGATCAGACCGTGGCGGATGAATGCGTCAACTCGTTCGGCGGCCGGGGTGCCTCGGGCAACGGTGGTAGCGCAGGCAGCCCTTCGGACTGGGATGAGTACAGTCAATGGCAGTGGGTAACGGTCAAGCAAAAAGCTCCGACCTATCCTTTCTGA
- a CDS encoding p-hydroxycinnamoyl CoA hydratase/lyase, whose protein sequence is MSKYEGRWTTVKVEIEQGIAWVILNRPEKRNAMSPTLNREMIDVLETLEQDPDAGVLVLTGAGEAWTAGMDLKEYFREVDAGPEILQEKIRREASQWQWKLLRMYAKPTIAMVNGWCFGGGFSPLVACDLAICADEATFGLSEINWGIPPGNLVSKAMADTVGHRQSLYYIMTGKTFDGKKAAEMGLVNESVPLAQLRQVTIDLALNLLEKNPVVLRAAKHGFKRCRELTWEQNEDYLYAKLDQSRLLDKEGGREQGMKQFLDDKSIKPGLEAYKR, encoded by the coding sequence ATGAGCAAGTACGAAGGTCGCTGGACAACCGTCAAGGTCGAAATCGAGCAAGGTATCGCGTGGGTCATTCTCAACCGGCCGGAAAAACGCAATGCCATGAGCCCGACCCTTAACCGGGAAATGATCGATGTGCTGGAAACCCTTGAACAGGACCCTGACGCAGGTGTTCTGGTGCTGACCGGTGCGGGTGAAGCCTGGACGGCCGGCATGGACCTCAAAGAGTACTTTCGAGAAGTGGATGCCGGTCCGGAAATCCTCCAGGAAAAGATCCGCCGCGAGGCTTCTCAATGGCAGTGGAAACTGCTGCGCATGTACGCCAAGCCGACCATCGCCATGGTCAACGGCTGGTGTTTCGGCGGTGGTTTCAGCCCATTGGTCGCTTGCGACCTGGCGATCTGCGCCGACGAGGCAACCTTCGGTTTGTCGGAAATCAACTGGGGCATTCCACCCGGTAATCTGGTGAGCAAGGCGATGGCCGACACCGTGGGCCATCGACAGTCGCTGTACTACATCATGACCGGCAAGACCTTCGACGGTAAAAAAGCCGCCGAGATGGGCCTGGTCAATGAAAGCGTGCCGTTGGCGCAACTGCGTCAGGTGACTATTGACCTGGCACTCAACCTGCTGGAAAAGAACCCGGTGGTGCTGCGCGCCGCCAAGCATGGCTTCAAGCGTTGCCGTGAGCTGACCTGGGAGCAGAACGAAGACTACCTGTACGCCAAACTTGACCAGTCGCGCCTGCTGGACAAGGAAGGCGGTCGCGAACAGGGCATGAAGCAATTCCTGGATGACAAAAGCATCAAGCCCGGGCTGGAGGCCTATAAAAGGTAG